Proteins from a single region of Desulfobacterales bacterium:
- the brxC gene encoding BREX system P-loop protein BrxC produces the protein MTLKTIFNKPVDRPIEGVIKADDEESLLLETEEYVLTNEVEKRLESFLDAYNTYEGANGVWVSGFFGSGKSHLLKMLALLLENRRIDGVSALDLFLPKCGDNEILRGDLKRAVAIPSKSILFNIDQKADVISKTQIDALLAVFVKVFDEMCGYYGKQGHIAQFERDLDSRGHYEAFKSAYQTLAGKSWEKGREQALLESQNIAKAYARATGGEDTSAMGILDKYRSQYRVSIEDFADQIKAYVDRQSPEFRLNFFVDEVGQYIAGNVKLMTNLQTIAESLATKCRGRAWIMVTAQEDMNSVVGEMSNQQGNDFSKIQARFANRMKLTSADVAEVIQRRLLLKNDEGVRLLSDVYHAEVNNFKTLFDFADGSPIYRNFQDRDHFIHSYPFIPYQFVLFQSAIQNLSQHNAFEGKHSSVGERSMLGVFQQVAIQIGDHQIGQLATFDLMFEGIRTVLKSNIQRSILQSEKQLDNPFAIRLLKTLFLVKYVKEFKPTVRNLCVLMLDHFKQDLPQLRRQVEEALNLLELQTYIQRHGDLYAYLTDEEKDVEQEIKNTEVESTEIAAELEKIIFDYVIKNRKIRYDEKGQDYPYSRKLDDRLHGREYELSINAITPFHEFAGNEQTLRSHSFNREELLVVMPPNDRLVRDILMYKRTEKYIKQNISITQQEGVKRILTDKGFQNADRYAELKQLIQMLLGKAKLFVAGNEVEIGGEDPQARITKGFQQLIIRAYPNLRMLRGIAYTENDVVKCLKQSKEGLFGNDVTSLAESEQELLAFIQSNIRGGVRTTLKSLLEKFERKPYGWPYAAVLCTLAHLCARGKVEVRTDGTILEEDDLERALRNTHSHGNVVLEPQVDFTPSQVRSLKEFYEDFFDSPPRATEAKALAKETGAALKDMIQDLNPLAAQSAQYPFLNVLTPVLEKLKGLAGKPYAWYLTGLLCEDNALIALKEKVIDPVRKFMNGPQKGIFDAARKFVQEQEPNFDYIRERGSGKLEVKEGSPYGFTPDTLLQALADPECFKGNGMQQVKTLVDTLQEKVTARIAAEIKKALDTVAALKDRLCDMAEFAALKPSQQEQITRSFIEFSQSIEQQKLIAVIRDNLRRFEESDYQRLLSQMASWAKPTPKQTPSGGSEPAQASGKETAVTPIEPEAPVEYVSGRNLRFSFDKAWLADDSDVDRYLKAMREALLAEIRKGKRIQI, from the coding sequence ATGACGCTGAAAACTATTTTTAATAAGCCTGTTGACCGACCGATTGAAGGGGTCATCAAAGCCGACGATGAAGAAAGCCTTCTCCTTGAAACCGAAGAGTATGTGCTGACCAATGAGGTGGAAAAGCGCTTGGAGTCATTCCTGGATGCTTACAACACCTACGAGGGGGCCAACGGGGTTTGGGTTTCCGGCTTCTTCGGGTCCGGGAAATCTCATCTGTTGAAGATGCTGGCACTGCTTCTGGAGAACCGGCGGATCGACGGCGTTTCCGCTCTCGATTTGTTTCTTCCCAAGTGCGGCGATAACGAGATTCTCCGAGGGGATCTCAAGCGGGCCGTTGCGATTCCCTCAAAAAGTATCCTGTTCAACATCGACCAGAAGGCGGATGTTATCAGCAAAACCCAGATCGATGCGCTCCTTGCCGTATTCGTCAAGGTGTTCGACGAAATGTGTGGCTACTACGGCAAGCAGGGTCATATTGCTCAATTTGAGCGCGATCTCGACAGCCGGGGGCATTATGAGGCGTTCAAATCGGCTTATCAAACTCTTGCCGGGAAAAGCTGGGAAAAAGGGCGCGAACAGGCATTGCTGGAGTCACAGAATATCGCCAAGGCCTATGCCCGGGCCACCGGCGGCGAGGATACCTCGGCAATGGGGATTCTCGATAAATACAGAAGCCAGTATCGGGTCTCGATCGAGGACTTCGCCGATCAAATAAAGGCCTATGTGGACCGGCAATCTCCCGAGTTCCGGCTGAACTTCTTTGTTGACGAGGTCGGACAGTACATCGCCGGAAACGTGAAGCTGATGACGAACCTTCAAACCATCGCCGAAAGCCTTGCCACCAAGTGCCGGGGCCGAGCCTGGATCATGGTGACCGCTCAGGAGGACATGAATTCGGTTGTCGGTGAAATGAGTAACCAGCAGGGTAACGATTTTTCCAAGATTCAGGCCCGTTTTGCCAACCGGATGAAACTTACCAGCGCCGATGTGGCCGAAGTGATTCAAAGGCGCCTGTTATTGAAAAACGATGAGGGGGTTCGACTGCTGTCAGACGTTTATCATGCGGAGGTGAACAACTTCAAAACCCTCTTTGACTTTGCGGACGGCTCGCCGATCTACCGCAATTTCCAGGACCGGGACCATTTCATTCACAGCTATCCCTTTATCCCTTACCAGTTCGTGCTGTTCCAGTCCGCAATTCAGAACTTATCCCAACATAATGCCTTTGAAGGAAAACACAGCTCGGTCGGTGAGCGCTCCATGCTGGGCGTATTCCAGCAGGTGGCCATTCAAATCGGAGATCATCAAATCGGACAGCTTGCAACCTTTGACCTGATGTTTGAAGGGATTCGAACGGTTCTGAAATCCAATATTCAGCGCTCCATCCTGCAATCCGAAAAGCAGCTCGACAACCCATTTGCCATTCGGCTGCTGAAAACGCTTTTTCTCGTCAAGTACGTCAAGGAATTTAAGCCGACAGTCCGCAACCTGTGCGTGCTGATGCTGGATCACTTCAAGCAGGATCTGCCCCAACTGCGCCGGCAGGTTGAAGAGGCGCTCAACCTGCTGGAACTTCAGACCTACATTCAACGCCATGGAGACCTCTACGCGTATCTCACCGACGAGGAAAAGGATGTCGAGCAGGAGATCAAAAACACCGAAGTTGAATCCACCGAGATCGCCGCAGAGCTTGAAAAGATCATTTTTGATTATGTCATCAAGAACCGAAAGATTCGCTACGACGAGAAAGGGCAGGACTACCCCTATTCCAGGAAACTCGATGACCGCCTTCACGGTCGGGAATATGAGCTTTCGATCAATGCGATAACCCCTTTTCACGAATTTGCGGGAAATGAGCAAACCTTGCGAAGTCACTCGTTCAACCGGGAAGAGCTGCTGGTCGTGATGCCGCCGAATGATCGACTGGTGCGCGATATTCTGATGTACAAGCGAACTGAAAAATACATCAAGCAGAACATTTCCATCACTCAGCAGGAAGGGGTCAAACGTATCCTGACCGATAAGGGCTTCCAGAACGCGGATCGCTATGCGGAGTTGAAGCAGCTTATCCAGATGCTTCTTGGCAAAGCCAAACTTTTTGTGGCGGGCAATGAGGTCGAGATCGGTGGAGAAGATCCCCAGGCCCGAATCACCAAGGGGTTTCAACAACTTATTATACGCGCTTATCCGAACCTGCGCATGCTGCGCGGAATTGCCTACACCGAAAACGATGTCGTTAAATGCCTCAAACAGTCCAAGGAGGGGCTGTTCGGTAATGATGTGACATCACTGGCCGAATCAGAGCAGGAATTGCTTGCTTTCATCCAGAGCAACATCCGCGGCGGCGTGCGCACGACCCTGAAGAGCCTGCTGGAAAAGTTTGAGCGCAAGCCTTATGGCTGGCCTTATGCGGCCGTTCTCTGCACACTTGCTCATCTTTGCGCCCGGGGCAAGGTAGAGGTTCGGACTGACGGAACAATCCTTGAGGAAGACGACCTCGAACGCGCGCTTCGCAACACGCACAGCCATGGCAATGTTGTGCTGGAACCACAGGTCGATTTTACCCCATCCCAGGTTCGCAGCCTCAAGGAGTTCTATGAGGATTTTTTCGATAGCCCGCCCCGTGCCACTGAAGCAAAGGCACTTGCCAAGGAGACCGGTGCTGCCTTGAAGGACATGATACAGGACCTAAACCCCCTGGCGGCGCAGTCGGCGCAGTATCCTTTCCTGAATGTGCTGACCCCGGTTCTTGAGAAGCTGAAAGGACTCGCCGGCAAACCCTACGCTTGGTATCTGACCGGGCTGCTGTGTGAGGATAATGCCCTGATTGCGCTGAAGGAAAAGGTCATTGACCCGGTTCGAAAGTTCATGAACGGGCCGCAAAAGGGTATTTTCGACGCTGCCCGTAAATTTGTGCAGGAGCAGGAGCCGAATTTTGACTACATCAGAGAAAGGGGAAGTGGGAAGCTCGAAGTGAAAGAGGGCTCACCCTACGGTTTTACGCCTGATACCTTGCTTCAGGCTTTGGCTGATCCCGAATGTTTTAAGGGTAATGGCATGCAGCAGGTGAAAACCCTGGTGGACACGCTGCAAGAAAAGGTGACGGCACGGATCGCGGCAGAGATCAAAAAAGCTTTAGATACCGTTGCGGCACTCAAGGACCGTCTTTGTGATATGGCCGAATTTGCCGCGCTAAAGCCAAGCCAGCAGGAGCAAATCACTCGGTCATTCATCGAGTTTTCTCAGTCGATTGAACAACAAAAACTGATCGCCGTGATTCGCGATAACCTGCGGCGCTTTGAAGAATCCGACTACCAACGGCTGCTTTCCCAAATGGCTTCCTGGGCAAAACCCACACCAAAGCAAACCCCTTCGGGGGGAAGCGAACCGGCGCAAGCTTCAGGAAAGGAAACGGCAGTAACACCGATTGAACCGGAAGCCCCTGTTGAATACGTGTCAGGCCGAAATCTCAGGTTTTCCTTTGATAAAGCCTGGCTTGCTGATGATTCGGATGTGGACCGGTACCTCAAGGCCATGCGGGAGGCGCTTTTGGCTGAGATCCGGAAAGGGAAGCGGATACAGATTTAG
- a CDS encoding crosslink repair DNA glycosylase YcaQ family protein gives MNVSEQEVLDLIRQGENLTIEFKSDRKKLSDSDLVAAIVALTNTECGVLILGVEDDGAITGLHASHRDTLGMAALIANRTNPPLSVGIEQIKVQDIPVVLLRVPKSRQLVSTSDGLIQRRRLMANGNPEAVPFYPHEFIQRQSSMGLTDPSAMPIQELPIDELNPLERHRIREAIRKFGGDQSLLPLADNELDGALGLTRISGGSLCPTLAGLLLLGREEHLRQYLPAYEVAFQVLEGTDVRVNEFFRKPLLQTFEAVEQLFRVRVTEQEIQMGLFRVAVPNFDRRAFREAFVNALVHRDYSRLGAVHVRLDDDGITLSNPGGFVEGVTLQNLLVVPPRARNPLLADIVKRIGLAERTGRGIDRIYEGMLRYGRPAPDYGMSDATSVVLSLSDVDPDFKFLEMILNQESRTGSALPIDSLILLSRLRNERRLSIAELTPEIQKSDQATRRVLEKLVEAGLVEAHGVGRGRTYTLSVKVYQQSGQKAAYVRQAGFDPIQQEQMVLNYIDAHGSIKRADVIELCRLTKDQAAKLLKRLIFKGNIEKHGERRWTHYVRKS, from the coding sequence ATGAACGTAAGTGAACAGGAAGTCCTTGATCTGATTCGGCAAGGTGAAAACCTGACCATTGAATTTAAAAGTGACCGGAAAAAGCTGTCTGACAGCGACCTGGTCGCTGCCATCGTCGCTCTGACAAACACGGAATGCGGCGTCCTTATTTTGGGCGTGGAAGACGATGGGGCCATCACAGGGCTTCATGCATCCCACCGGGATACGCTTGGGATGGCCGCCCTAATTGCGAACCGCACCAATCCACCGCTTTCCGTCGGGATAGAACAAATTAAAGTTCAAGATATACCAGTCGTTCTCCTCCGTGTTCCCAAATCCAGACAACTGGTTTCTACCTCTGATGGATTGATTCAGCGAAGGCGATTAATGGCAAACGGCAACCCCGAAGCCGTACCTTTTTACCCGCATGAATTTATTCAAAGACAATCTTCAATGGGATTGACCGACCCTTCCGCGATGCCCATCCAGGAATTACCCATCGATGAATTAAACCCCCTGGAAAGGCACCGAATACGCGAAGCTATTCGAAAATTCGGGGGCGATCAATCCTTGTTGCCGCTTGCGGACAATGAGTTGGATGGGGCTCTCGGGTTGACCAGGATTTCCGGTGGATCACTGTGCCCGACTTTGGCCGGGTTGCTGCTGCTTGGGCGCGAAGAACATCTGCGGCAATACTTGCCGGCATATGAAGTTGCCTTCCAAGTCCTTGAGGGTACGGATGTCAGGGTCAATGAGTTTTTCAGAAAACCGCTGTTACAAACTTTCGAGGCGGTAGAGCAGCTTTTTAGGGTACGTGTTACTGAGCAAGAGATTCAAATGGGGCTTTTCAGGGTTGCGGTTCCCAATTTTGATCGCCGCGCCTTCCGGGAAGCGTTTGTCAACGCGCTAGTTCATCGGGATTATTCCAGATTAGGCGCTGTCCATGTCCGTTTGGATGACGATGGCATCACCCTTTCCAATCCCGGAGGCTTTGTTGAAGGTGTCACCTTGCAAAACCTGCTGGTTGTTCCTCCACGTGCACGAAATCCACTACTTGCGGATATTGTAAAGCGCATCGGCTTGGCGGAAAGGACAGGCCGCGGGATCGACCGTATTTATGAAGGAATGCTTCGATACGGACGCCCGGCGCCGGACTATGGCATGTCCGATGCCACCTCTGTAGTGCTGTCCCTGTCCGATGTAGACCCTGACTTCAAATTTTTGGAAATGATCCTGAACCAGGAAAGCCGGACAGGATCCGCCCTGCCTATTGACAGCTTGATTCTGCTTTCCCGTCTACGGAATGAACGCCGCCTTTCCATAGCAGAACTCACGCCGGAAATCCAAAAATCGGATCAAGCCACCAGGCGGGTCCTTGAAAAACTGGTGGAAGCGGGGCTGGTTGAGGCCCACGGTGTCGGTCGTGGCCGCACATACACGCTGAGCGTCAAGGTTTACCAGCAATCCGGGCAGAAAGCGGCATATGTCCGTCAGGCTGGGTTTGATCCCATTCAGCAGGAACAGATGGTTTTGAACTACATTGACGCGCATGGTTCCATTAAACGAGCGGATGTGATTGAGCTTTGTCGATTAACCAAGGATCAGGCCGCGAAGCTTTTAAAACGGCTTATTTTTAAAGGGAATATAGAAAAGCATGGCGAGCGCAGGTGGACTCACTATGTGCGCAAATCATAA